A portion of the Paenibacillus marchantiae genome contains these proteins:
- a CDS encoding extracellular solute-binding protein gives MNMSLKKFSLLTLTMVLATTLAACSSGTGSAENEAQPNKQQDAGGPLTKYDPPIKLTSTMNETGKETLAEGDTHANNIWTRGYKDELGIDVTYDWIVPDANYNDKMNVTLASGDLPDVLKVSAVQFEQLHEAGMLEDLTEVYDKYASDLVKEFMSAEDGAGLKPVTKDGKIYAMVSFPGSLDSSDMVWIRQDWLKKVGLEAPKSMQDIIKIAEAFTFEDPDGNGKDDTYGIALNKDLPINSFLLGYHGYLETWIKDASGQVVNGTVQPEVKEGLRELQNLYQKGVIDPEFGVKDFAKMMEDVNGGKSGIFFLPQWAPFQVSSMIKKDKNVDWLPYPVQSIDDQPAKTQNHLSLGGIFAVRKGYEHPEALIKLLNFQAEKMFGESAKEERAAYLNGVTGLGFQNATVSNLPANKNVKAQDEVEQALKTGDTSGLELEAKLFYDDIMDYRNGNLDKWHMERIFGPESSQGVIKYYRDNDLIVMNEFIYAPTRTMNTKQATLDKLRAETFLKIIYGNLSIDEFDKFVANWKKLGGDQITQEVNEVINANK, from the coding sequence ATGAACATGTCATTAAAGAAATTCTCATTGTTAACGTTAACCATGGTTCTGGCAACCACGCTTGCAGCCTGTTCATCGGGTACGGGTAGTGCTGAGAATGAAGCGCAACCGAACAAACAGCAGGATGCGGGAGGCCCGCTTACGAAATATGATCCACCCATCAAATTAACATCAACTATGAATGAAACAGGGAAAGAAACGCTCGCCGAAGGCGATACACACGCCAATAACATATGGACCAGAGGATACAAGGACGAGCTTGGGATCGATGTCACCTATGACTGGATTGTCCCAGATGCCAATTACAACGACAAAATGAACGTCACCCTGGCGAGTGGCGATTTGCCAGATGTTTTGAAAGTAAGTGCTGTGCAGTTTGAGCAGCTGCATGAAGCTGGGATGCTGGAAGATTTGACTGAGGTCTATGATAAGTATGCATCCGATCTGGTCAAGGAATTTATGTCTGCTGAGGATGGAGCAGGCTTGAAACCGGTAACCAAGGATGGGAAAATTTACGCGATGGTGAGTTTCCCAGGCTCACTTGATTCCTCAGATATGGTCTGGATTCGTCAGGACTGGCTGAAGAAAGTGGGACTGGAAGCGCCAAAGTCTATGCAGGATATCATTAAGATTGCGGAAGCCTTTACCTTTGAAGATCCGGACGGAAATGGTAAAGATGATACCTACGGTATTGCATTAAACAAGGATTTGCCAATCAACAGCTTCCTGCTCGGTTATCATGGTTATCTTGAAACCTGGATCAAGGACGCATCGGGTCAGGTCGTGAATGGTACCGTTCAGCCTGAAGTGAAGGAAGGATTGCGAGAACTGCAAAATCTGTACCAGAAGGGCGTTATTGATCCTGAGTTTGGAGTGAAGGACTTTGCAAAAATGATGGAGGATGTCAACGGGGGTAAGTCAGGCATATTCTTCCTGCCACAATGGGCACCATTTCAAGTCAGCAGCATGATCAAAAAGGATAAGAACGTGGACTGGCTGCCTTATCCGGTTCAATCTATTGATGATCAGCCTGCCAAAACGCAGAACCACCTCAGCTTGGGCGGTATATTCGCCGTTCGTAAAGGCTATGAGCACCCGGAAGCCTTAATCAAGCTGCTGAATTTCCAAGCAGAGAAAATGTTCGGTGAGTCGGCCAAGGAAGAGCGTGCTGCGTATTTGAACGGGGTAACCGGACTCGGTTTTCAGAATGCGACCGTATCCAATCTGCCTGCTAACAAAAACGTAAAAGCACAAGATGAAGTCGAGCAGGCGCTCAAAACGGGAGATACTTCCGGATTAGAGCTCGAAGCAAAGCTGTTCTACGATGATATTATGGATTACCGCAATGGAAATCTGGATAAGTGGCATATGGAACGTATTTTTGGACCGGAAAGCTCGCAGGGCGTCATTAAATATTATCGGGATAACGATCTCATTGTCATGAATGAATTTATCTACGCCCCGACGAGAACCATGAACACCAAACAGGCAACCTTGGATAAACTGCGAGCTGAGACGTTTCTGAAAATCATCTACGGCAACCTGTCTATTGACGAGTTCGATAAATTTGTTGCAAATTGGAAAAAGCTTGGCGGAGACCAGATCACTCAGGAAGTGAATGAAGTCATTAATGCGAATAAATAA